The genomic DNA ATCCATGAAGGCAGGAGAGATCTCCCATATCGGGAGGAGGCTGATCCCATCCGCTGCGATCTGGTCCATGAGCCTCAACTCCTTCCTGTCGAGATGGAAGCGGAGCTGCCTGTCGGTGGTCTCCATTGCCCTTCCGACCAGCCTGTTCGTGGTGTTCCTCTTCATCACCTACCGGTTGAAGGGGGTCATGTTTGCGACCTGGCTCGGGGAGTACGTGGCCATGGAAGTAAGCTCGATGCATTACATTGCCATGGGCGTCGCCTTATTAATCGCCATCCTCACCACAACGGAAATCATGTGGCAAAACATATCGGAGCGTCAGCCCGAGATCGCCCTGCTGAAATCCATTGGGTGGAAGAATCGTTCCATCCGCTTCCTGGTCCTCTTTGAAGGGGCATTCAGCGGACTGTTCGCCGGCATCATCGGCATCCTCATCGCCTTTGTATTTGTTTGGAAAATCTACGGGGAACCGCCTTTGGAGCATGCGCCATTCTTTGCCCTGGCCATTGTCATCCCGATCCTGATGGGGATGGCGGGAGCACTTTTCCCGGCACACAAAGCAGTGAAAGTCCAGCCTTACCAAGCGCTTGGCGGCACAGCGGAGCATTCCGGGAAAACGGAGAAGCGGGTGAAGGTCACCCTGGGAGTGGCGACAGCGATCCTCTTCATCGGCCTTGTCACCATCTTATCTCAAGCAATCCCTGACGCCAAACCGGCTGTCACCACCGCGGATACCAAGGATGTGAAGGGGACGGATGGAGCAATCCAAACATCCACCGCTCCTTCAAAAAACGAAACAAAACCGGATGCTAAACCTGAAGCCAAACTGCAAGGCGAAGAGGTGGCACTGGACCGCGAATTCTGGAAAGTAATCGAATTCGAAAAGCCGTGGAATGCCGATCCCCTTCAGTATACGTTCAGGCTGGATGAACCTAAAAAAGCCAAGGCAAACACGAAATCCATCGTCATCAAAGCACGGATTCAGAACTTGACGACGGAAGACGAGTGGGATGACTATAAGGTCACAGGACAGTTCTTAAAGGATCAGGACGGAAAAGAATACCAGCCTGTCGACACCGAGGTCATTTCCCGCAAGAACTGGAACGGGATCCGGATGAAGCCGGGAGGGGAAGCGATTGTCTCCTTGGCGTTCGAAGTACCGAAAAACAAGGAAAACTTCAATTTCATCATGTCCCGTTCCTCCCAGCCGGGAGATGTCGTGATCAAGCACATAGACAAAGGACTCTGACAACAGAAAGGATCCGGCCATGAAACGATATAATCTGATTGTCATCTTAAATGAAGCGATGGATAGGGTCCTTCTGTGCAAGTGGAGGAAAGAACCGTATCAAGGATTGAGCAACTTCATCGGAGGGAAGATCGAAGGGGTTAAACAGGTCAGGCTGCAGCCTTCAGGGAAATGGAGGAGGAATCGGGACTGACCGGGGAAGATGTCTCCCTGTTCCACCTCATGGACTTGACCTATCATCTCTCGGGATTCGACTTGGAAGTCTATGCGGGAAGATGCACGCATGACGTCGAGGTGCACGGAGAAGAGAATGAACTCTATTGGTCTCCACTGGATGTCGACTTCACCGATCAGATGCACTATGCAGGAGAAGGGAGCCTCGGGCATATCCTAGCCCACGCCGCCCTATACAAGCCTCTCTTTTTTAAGGAAATCATGGAAGTGAAGTGATGGTTTCACAAAACGCCCGGCAGCAAGGGACCCAGATGCTGCCGGGCGTTTTTTCTGTTTGACCCGACGCCGCTCTCCCATTACACAGAAAACTAGATTCTCAGGAACAAATCGGGATAGTCCACCACCAGCCCTTTCCTATCTACAAAGATACTGGATTCATAGGTGGGGCTTTGATAAAGGAATTCCCTGATACCGTTTGACTCCCGGAGAAGGGTGTAATGCTGGTTGACCTTCCGGAAGGTCAGGTCGGGAGCTGACATGTAGACGACGTCCATGCTCACGGTTCGGCCCTGCACCCACTCCATTCGATTGATGGGGAGGGAGTTGGTGAAAGGGGTGCAGGAGATGTCGATATCGATGGCTCCGGTCAGCTCCTCGATGGGCCCGTGTTCCCCGTCGGACCAGCTTCCAAATCCGTCGGCATGTAGGGTCAGGGACCGGTCACCTATATGGAAAGCCCCTTTTCTGAACGTCCAGGATGGATCCAGTTCCAGGCTGTAGTGAATCTCCCCTGCTGAGCGATGCACCGTGCTCTGTATGGTGATGCACCCGTCCTTTTCAGCGAGGGAGAGTTCTTCGATTTCTTCACGTTGATTTTTCCAGCGGATCATCTTTTTGTCCTCCTTTAAGAAATGCGAATCGCTCCTTGCCGGCGCACCCGTTCTATGCCAAAATAAGGCCGGGAGGAAAACGACTATGAAACAGCAACTACTGCTCTTCATCTACTTCACCCTGGCCATCGTCAGCTTCTTCGCCCTTTATGATTCATGGGTGATCCTGAAGTCGGGCTGGGGCGTGGAATCATTCCTGTTCATTGCCATGGGAATCCTCGCCATCATCCTGATCATCCGTCACCTCGGGAAGAGGAAGTAGATACAAGAAAAGCCGGAGATTTCGTATGGAAATCTCCGGCTTGTTTTTATAGGTATGACTCTATCTACATGATACAAAAAAACGGAATATAAGTCTATTTATTTTTTTGATTCAATGTAAAAATAAAGAAGTGCACAAGGAGCGTAACGTTACGACTTTCTGACGAAAAGAGGGCGTACATTGAAAAAGAATCTATCAACAGACGAAGCGATCGAGCGGTGGAATGAGCACGCGGAGGCATTCACGGCAGGCTACACGGAGGAAGGGGACCGGAGCAGGAGGATCCTCTTGAATCCCGCGATCTTCTCCCTTCTCGGGCATGTAGAAGGGACGGAGATCCTCGATGCAGGCTGCGGGGAAGGGTATTTGAGCCGGCTCCTCGAACGGAAGGGGGCCCATGTGACGGCCGTGGATTATTCGACGGAAATGCTCAAGCTTGCCAAAGCGAAGGCAACGGAATCTTCCGGGATCCGCTACCACCACGGAAACTGTGAGAATCTGAATTTCCTGGAGGATCGGATGTTTGATACGATCGTGTCCAATATGGTCATTCAAGATCTTGAAGATCACACGGCGGCTCTCAGGGAATGCTTCCGGCTCCTGAGAGATGGCGGGACCCTCGTCTTTTCGATCCTCCACCCGTGCTTTATTACACCCGGAAGTGGATGGATCCGGGATGGACGGGGTAAAAAGGAAGCATGGCGAGTATCCGGATACTTCCTTGAAGGAGTCTATGAACAGGCGTTTCCCGAAGAGGCCGAGAACAAAGTGGTTTTTTACCATAGGAGCCTGACCACGTACATGACTGCCATCAGGGAAGTAGGTTTCGAGATGGATGAAATGGTCGAACCGAGGCCGTCGGATGAACTCGTTAGGGAGGATCCTGAGTACAGGGAAGACCTGATCCACCCGAATTTCCTCGTATTCAAGCTGAGAAAGGGGAAAAGGGACATGAGCTGGTGTCCTGGGCTGTAAACTGTATTCTCGCAAAGAACTTGCCGGGTATCCCGGCATTTTTTTGTTCCCCTCTGGAGGAGGGGTGTTGAAAGCTCCTTCAGTATGTGTTAAAGTGCACTTTAACTGAACACACTAATTAGGGAGATGAAGCCGATGACATACAGCATGAAACAGATCACGGAGATGACGGGTGTGCCTGCTTCCGCCCTGCGATATTATGAGAAAGAGTCCATCCTGCCATTTGTAGAGCGGAACGATAAGGGAATCAGGGTGTACGATGACGTGAACGTTGAGTGGATCTATTTTATCCGTGCCCTCCGTGAAACGGACATGCCCATAAGGGAGATCAAAAAGTATGTGGCTCTATATATGGAGGGAGATGCCACAAAAGAGGAGAGGCGAAAACTCCTTCTTCAGCACGAAGAAAATGTCGAAGCGAAGCTGAGCTCCCAGTTCGAGTACTTGAAGCGG from Rossellomorea marisflavi includes the following:
- a CDS encoding putative glycolipid-binding domain-containing protein; the encoded protein is MIRWKNQREEIEELSLAEKDGCITIQSTVHRSAGEIHYSLELDPSWTFRKGAFHIGDRSLTLHADGFGSWSDGEHGPIEELTGAIDIDISCTPFTNSLPINRMEWVQGRTVSMDVVYMSAPDLTFRKVNQHYTLLRESNGIREFLYQSPTYESSIFVDRKGLVVDYPDLFLRI
- a CDS encoding class I SAM-dependent methyltransferase; its protein translation is MKKNLSTDEAIERWNEHAEAFTAGYTEEGDRSRRILLNPAIFSLLGHVEGTEILDAGCGEGYLSRLLERKGAHVTAVDYSTEMLKLAKAKATESSGIRYHHGNCENLNFLEDRMFDTIVSNMVIQDLEDHTAALRECFRLLRDGGTLVFSILHPCFITPGSGWIRDGRGKKEAWRVSGYFLEGVYEQAFPEEAENKVVFYHRSLTTYMTAIREVGFEMDEMVEPRPSDELVREDPEYREDLIHPNFLVFKLRKGKRDMSWCPGL
- a CDS encoding MerR family transcriptional regulator gives rise to the protein MKQITEMTGVPASALRYYEKESILPFVERNDKGIRVYDDVNVEWIYFIRALRETDMPIREIKKYVALYMEGDATKEERRKLLLQHEENVEAKLSSQFEYLKRIKKKLVSYGEIEKNLQ